The Sporocytophaga myxococcoides DSM 11118 genome segment TAGTTATTGTTACAGGTGAGGAGGTAGTACTTAGTCCTTTATCATCTGTCGCTACAGCCGTTAGTGTATGAACTCCGGAAGTCATACCTGACCATGCATAATTATATGGTGCGCTATTGTCAGTGCTGAGCAATGTTGTTCCGTCATAAAATCTAACATTGGCAATGCTACCATCAGAGTCTGTGGCAGTGGCGGTTAATGTGATTGTTTGCAATGTAGTTCCGCTGGATGGACCTACAAGAGATACCACTGGAGCTTTATTTGTCTCCAATGCTGTAAATGTTAAATAGTTCAGGTTGATGTAATCCTGAGAACCTATCGTAATGCGCATTACATAGGTACCGGCTGTCAGACTGATATTATTTACTGACACTGTTTGCCAGGTTTGCCAGCCTCCTGTGTTTGGCATGGCTATATTATTAGCAATAGTAGTATTACCCATTGCAACTGTTACAGTACGATCATCGCCATCGCAGGCAGCTCTGAAATCAAGTTTATATAATCCTGTAGTTGTTACATTTACAGTATATTCCAGCCATTCACCTGCTGTGGCATAACCTAAATTATACCCTCCTCCTGCATCTGTGCAAACTTCTATATCCACATCTTCATCTGTTCTGAAATTTACTACAGGTGTTACAGCACTGCCTGGGCTATCATCTGAATAGGCAATACCATTGCCTCCCAAATCATATTCCTCCAATTGAATTGTCCCTGGTATAACCTGTGCTGTTCCTTTATAAGGACTTTGTACCCCTTGAATTAAAATCGTAATTGGTGAAGAAACTGTACTAATACCTGTATTGTCTGTAGCTTTTGCTGTAATTGTGTGTGTTCCGGCTTTTGCACCTGTCCAGGTAAAGTTGTATGGTGCACTGTTATCGGTTCCCAATAAAGCGGAACCATCGTAAAATTCAACACTGGAAACAGTTCCGTCTGCATCTGCTGCTGTTGCAGCGAGAGTAATGGTTTCCAACGTTGTAAAACTACTATTGCCAGCTGGAGAAGTAATGCTCACGGTGGGTGGTGTACCTACTATATTGAGAAATTTAATAGTATTTACAAAAAAAGAATTTGCTCCACCGACCCATCTCAAATATACATCATGTTGCCCTGATGCATTAAATGAGCCAGTCAAGTTTTTCCATGTATCAGTCCCTCCTGTACTAGAAATGGGAATTGTAGCAACTTTTTTTCCATCTCCGCCTATATTATCAAGCCATATTTCCAAACTGGCATTTCCGCTTGCTGAAGCTACATTTACCTCAATACCGCTGGCAGTGGTATTACCACCTCCCAAATCCACTCCAGCCATCATTAGCCAGTCGCCCGAAGTACTATTGGTAACTGTCCGACCCGGCGTTTTATTCGAATAAGTTACACCATACCAGTTGTTTCTTCCTTCTACTTTAATTGGAGTAAAGCCATATCTATAGCTGTACATGTCAAAATCTGCAGTAGTATTTGAGGCATATAATCCTACCGATGTACCTACCCATTCATTATAATTTTCTTGTGACTTGTCAAGACCAGACACATCTTTAGTGCCTATTTGTGACCAATTGATCCCATCCGCACTGTAATAGCCAGTAAGGATATGAGCCGCACGCTCAACCCTAAGCCATACTATATTACCGATTGTATTATTTACTTCGACAGTAGTAGTTCCGGTGAACTGCATTCCTATCTTCTTCCCTCCATTGTAGCCAGAATATAATGTGAAATAAACAGCATCCTTACCATTCATCAGCCTGAGGCCCGCTTGCTGTCCATTAGTTGTAGCATTAAGTTCAACCTTAGTTGTCAATGAATAATACTTTCCTTTGTCCTTCTGTAATATATGAGTGGTACCACTACCCGCTTTCAATCTCATATAACCAGGCTTTTCAGTTAGGCTGAACTTGCCGAAATTTGCCTTATTGAAAACATGCCAGTCCTGCTTAAGAGTGGTTGATTCAAAATAGTCAGCCTTTCCGAAATCGTAAATATAACCGGCTGAATTTGCCAGATTCGGACCTAAAACCGGGTTTGTGCTAACAGGCTCTCCTTTAGGAACTCCGTTTGCGTCCCAATTAACCCTGTGCAGATGACTTTGACGACCCTGACCTTCCCATCCCCCATTATCATAGGCATGAGAAAGACACCACCAGGAGCCGTCGGACAACATCACCGGATTGGTTACGTGGTTAGGCCCGGTGAAACCACCAGGGCTTGAAGCATTAGCCCAGAAGTTACCATGTCTCGTCCAATCTGATTCTACATTGGAAAGTTTTGCAGAACTCAATACATATTGCCCTCCTGTAACATTTCCGGCAACAAACATATAATAACGGCCGTTGCGTTTGCACATTACAGGGCCTTCTGCCCAACTATACTGATTGTTTGCATTAATCCAATTCATATTCCATGCTTGTCCAGAAGGCTGTCCATCCATTCCCAATTTTTGAAGGCCATTGTTGGCTTGTCCGTTTTTTAAAAGCATATATGGTGTTCCGTCACTATCTACAAATACGGAGTTGTCATATCCATACACACCAGTGTTGGTATTGACCTTCACTGGAGCTGACCAAGGGCCAGCGGGATTGGTAGCAGTACAGAAATATTGTCCACCTCCTGCATTGTTGGAGAAGTAGACCCAGAATTTGTTATTAAAAAAAACTATCGAACCCTGCCATGTCCCAGCCTGCGTAGCATCGTTATTGGGTATAGAGGAAGAGGTAGGTATAACCCTTGAGATTACCTTCCAATGAAGCAGGTCTGTAGAATGAAGTATAGGCAGATAAGGAGCAAAATGAAAATTGGAACCAGTTGTGTAAAAATCATTTCCTTGCTTCCAGATAGTCTGATCGGGATGATCACCTGGTAAGATAGGATTTACATATGATTGTATACCATTTGGTCCAGGAGCATTGGAAATCTGAGCTGATACTTCTATAAGAAAAAGAAGCATAGCTCCAAGACCAAAAAATATATTTCGCTTAATCTGATACATATTCATTTTAATTTTCGTATTGATTACTTAAAGAAAACGTTTAACTGATATTAAAAAGAAACACCTCACGTGCCACTTTATACACTGATGAAAAAACATAAATTGACTAACAACATGCTTATTTGATCCACTCCTTTAACTCATCTTGTTCTTTATTCATTTCAACGGCCACATCAATATTTTTAACGAGTTATAGCTCGCAAAATCTGACCGCTGGCGGCCGGCACCTGATCATGCATTAAATGAAATTATAATAGGTATTTATCTTTTAGTTATAAAACCGTTCGTTAAGAAATATATCATTTCAAAAGTATATTGACATACTTATGATTTGACTAGCTGACATACTATTACATCAGCCAAACTTAAAATTGCACACCTACAAAATGGGGATTCAAATAGTAAACACTTATAGTAAAAAATTATAAAAAATATAATTGGCAATTAATTAAAATTGATTTTAAGGTATAATGAGATCAGACTAGCGGCATGAAGAGCTAAAGAAAATAAATCGGAAAAATATTTGTTTATTTCCTCAGATGTAAAAGTGGGAAACAAAGCGCCCTCATAAGATGAATAGCAAATATATACCACAACAGTTGGCAAAATATTTCCAACCAATTGAATATCCTGGATAAAACAGCTTTTAAATTATGAAATAATAGCAGGAGAAAATCAGGATAATTAATTTAGGGATTAAAATTGACATAAAACATTTCAGGCTCAAAGCCTCCATGGATATCATGTCTGTATTTAAAAAATTTTATGTACCGAATGTAAGATACGAAATCTTAATATTTTTGTAGGATCTTGCCGTCTTCTCCTCATAACAAGATGTCTTCTTAAAAAGGACTTTAGCTTTTTTAACTTCATAATAATTTTTAGTCTTTTAAAAACTTCCGTATAAAAATTCTTTTATTTCCTAATTTAGTTTAATAATGAAAATCAGCTTGGAATGAATAATTTATCAACACAATTTGTTGAACATTATTTAATAAAGCTTTCGAAGAGTTATAAACCTAAGCAAAAGGCTTCATTAAATGATATGGATTAAAGACGATTAACTACAATGATAAAGTCAAAAAGTAAACATGTTTTGGGATTCACTCTTCAAAATTGCCCAAATAAGTTTCGGTGTAATATCAGTTGACTGCCTCAAAGCTTCTATTATTAGTTCTGTCAAAGCTCCAGCAAACATTACATTATAAGTCTAAGAATGGCTTACTGCATAATTTGTATAAATGAACCACCATACTGTTCGTTAAATAGCTTGAACCCTTCAGCACTTCGAGACATTATTATAACTCCATTAATTTTATCTTTATATAATTTGGGGGAGGATAAATAACATTCAGTTATTTTCCCTGCTATAGTATTAATAAAAAAGAAGCCCATGTTCGATATGTGTCATGCAACATAGTAGTCGCAGATCCATCTTTGCTATTGAAAAGTGTATTTATAAGCTGAATAATCATTCCATATTGGAAAGTTGTGAATATCCTGAGAGCACCGAACTTGAACAAAATAAAGCAATCTATCTTTCTCCCAATCCGGAATCAAAAAATATTAGGTTGCAATTCTCGTCCAAGAAGAGCATGCTCTTTTCTTCATTTAAACTTGCCTTATATTCCTAAATCCAGCTGCCTAAGGAATACAAGACTATACTTCTCTTTTAAACTCCAAACTGTCTCAGATGGTGATCACTATGTTTATATGCATGGTAACCTATTTGTTCTTTGGTCATCTTGCCGAAGAAAGGATGAATAAAACTATTGTCAGGAAAATTATATGATTCATACATTTGTATCAGAGAAATCCACCTGGACTTTTCTTTTGCAATATCACCAGACGTGTCCCTTACCATCAATTCTGGAATAGTAGGATTGTTAGGCCTCATGGGCTTACCTTTCATTTCATTTTTCAGAAAAAACCTACCTAGCAAAAGACCTGTAAAAGGTCGTTTATATCTCCTATTAAATAATACCATTTCTTCCCAAAGCGCACAATGTTTCAGCATCTGATAAACATTCATTTTACCCCACTTAGCTTTATTATTATGGCCTAGAGAATTGATCCTTTGAATCAATTCCTCTCTTGTTGCTTTTTCAAATACAGATTTCAAAGCTTTCAGTTTAGTTGAGAAAGTGAAAACCAATTGCCTGAATCATCAACAAACAAGGCTTCAAAGCCATAGAATTCCTTGGTGGGCGCCTTTTTAAAAACAACACCTTTAGATTTCAGCTCTTCATAGGTAGCAAGCAGATCTTTGCATGTAAAGACTCCGGCACCAAACGTACCTTTTTTCACAAGGTCAGTCATTATTTTAACTGTTTCCTTGTTAAATGTACTTCCTTCTACAACGGGGAATAGCGTAAGTTCAAGTTCAGGTTGTTCGGGAGGACAAACAGTAAGCCATCTCATACCTGGCCCCATGGGTACGTCTGTGTGCACTTTAAACCCAAGTTTATTTACATAAAAATCATATGCGCTATCCTGATCCAGGACATAAATGCAGACATGTGTCAATTTTGTAATCATAGAGTTTATATTTTTTAGAAACCGTATGTTACAAATATGAGCAATAGCTTACAAAGACTCTTCTTCAAAATTGCTTTTTTTTGACCAACCATGGGTCTCTGCAAAGCAGTTAGGGATAAAACATAGAGGGTTTGTTGAGATTTCCGAATTTCGAAGAATTTGTTGCTGTTTGAATGCAGCAGGGGTTACACCTACAATCTTTTTAAAAAGTCCGGTAAAGGTGCTCACACTGTCAAAGCCGACTATAGAGCAAGCCTCAGAGATCGATATTTCTTTTGCTAATAGCAGCCTGGCATTGTCTATCCTGACCTTTGTTAAATACTGATGAGGAGTTTTACCATAAATACTTTTAAACAGTCTTATAAAATGAAATTTTGAAAAATATGCTTCGTCCGATATGTCATTAAGGTCAATATTATTAGCATAATGATTAACTATATAGAGCTTCGCCTGAACGATCCTTTTGTATAAATACATTTTCGGATATTGATCTTTTTTCATTTCCTGTTATTTTCAAAATCTTCGCAAAGAATTATATCAATATAAATAATACATCCGATAATGCAAAGCTCTTGTTCAGGAACAAACGATTGACGCATTTTCACCTTGTTAGGATACTATGCGGATGCTAAGATCTGAAGGATAAATAAAAAACCCTCCATAACTTATAAGTCAGGAGGGCTGTAACTAATAAGGAAAATCTGACAACGTATTGTTCAGGTGTCTCCTATACTCCTTTTATTTGACCAACGTGGATACTGTAAGGTTATGAACGGCCAGAACATTTCCACCATATGCATAATCTTTTCCCTCAAGTTTTATATCATAAGCAGTATTTGGTTCCAGATCTGCGATTTTATATGTAATTGGATCATTAATAAGATTCTGATAGGGGCCAATCTCTCTAGCGCTTTCTCCTTTTTTTGTAATATAAATTGTATACCAGGAAACACCGCTTACTGGTTTCCAACTTAGAGTAATAGCCTCTGCTGTGGAGCTTGAGGTAACTTGTATGTCTTTAGCAATTATAGGATCAGGTGAATCATCCTTCACACAAGAAACCAATGAAAAAGTAAAAACAAGCGCTACAATAAAAAACTTTAATGAATTTAACATAAAAATTATATGGTTTAGTTTTTCCGGGCAAGCCGCAACTCCGGAGTTTTTTTTATAGAGAACCTCAGGCTTGAACTGAAAATAATCAGCAAAGTTCTCTTATATCCTTAAGAAAAATAAATACTAAGTTTAAATCAAATTATTGAAAACCCATTTTTCAATCAAGAGGTATTTTACTCTTGCTCAATACCAAATAACAGAGTCAAGCTCTTCGTAAATTGATTCAAACCTTTCCTTCTTTTATAATTAGGCGCAGTTAACATCTGTTTGTTACAATAAATTTCAAATTAAATTTAACTTACAAGCTATCTGAAAGACAGGAAGTAAAAGCTAGAAAGTAGCAAAAAAATAAAGGAAGGGTTATCTAAATAACTTTATCAAATAGAAATCTGACAATTCATTTATTTACACTATAGGAATACTTATTAATTTCTTGTTTTATTTCTAAGAGGCCATAGATATCCGCCCTCAAAAAACCTGAAGTTGGAGCATCCATATCTTTAATCAGAAACAGAATGGAGCATATAACTATACAAATTAAAAGTGCGAATCGAATATTTTTATCCGATGAAAATCCATGGCAATATCCTTGGGCGAAAATGGTACACATAGAAACAATAACCAGTAGAATTATAATTATTCTGGGAAGGTGATTTTGAAAAGATGATGATATATTTCCACTAACATCAATCATTTCATTCAG includes the following:
- a CDS encoding VOC family protein — its product is MITKLTHVCIYVLDQDSAYDFYVNKLGFKVHTDVPMGPGMRWLTVCPPEQPELELTLFPVVEGSTFNKETVKIMTDLVKKGTFGAGVFTCKDLLATYEELKSKGVVFKKAPTKEFYGFEALFVDDSGNWFSLSQLN
- a CDS encoding DUF1569 domain-containing protein; translation: MKSVFEKATREELIQRINSLGHNNKAKWGKMNVYQMLKHCALWEEMVLFNRRYKRPFTGLLLGRFFLKNEMKGKPMRPNNPTIPELMVRDTSGDIAKEKSRWISLIQMYESYNFPDNSFIHPFFGKMTKEQIGYHAYKHSDHHLRQFGV
- a CDS encoding fibronectin type III domain-containing protein; protein product: MLNSLKFFIVALVFTFSLVSCVKDDSPDPIIAKDIQVTSSSTAEAITLSWKPVSGVSWYTIYITKKGESAREIGPYQNLINDPITYKIADLEPNTAYDIKLEGKDYAYGGNVLAVHNLTVSTLVK
- a CDS encoding carbohydrate-binding protein, whose protein sequence is MYQIKRNIFFGLGAMLLFLIEVSAQISNAPGPNGIQSYVNPILPGDHPDQTIWKQGNDFYTTGSNFHFAPYLPILHSTDLLHWKVISRVIPTSSSIPNNDATQAGTWQGSIVFFNNKFWVYFSNNAGGGQYFCTATNPAGPWSAPVKVNTNTGVYGYDNSVFVDSDGTPYMLLKNGQANNGLQKLGMDGQPSGQAWNMNWINANNQYSWAEGPVMCKRNGRYYMFVAGNVTGGQYVLSSAKLSNVESDWTRHGNFWANASSPGGFTGPNHVTNPVMLSDGSWWCLSHAYDNGGWEGQGRQSHLHRVNWDANGVPKGEPVSTNPVLGPNLANSAGYIYDFGKADYFESTTLKQDWHVFNKANFGKFSLTEKPGYMRLKAGSGTTHILQKDKGKYYSLTTKVELNATTNGQQAGLRLMNGKDAVYFTLYSGYNGGKKIGMQFTGTTTVEVNNTIGNIVWLRVERAAHILTGYYSADGINWSQIGTKDVSGLDKSQENYNEWVGTSVGLYASNTTADFDMYSYRYGFTPIKVEGRNNWYGVTYSNKTPGRTVTNSTSGDWLMMAGVDLGGGNTTASGIEVNVASASGNASLEIWLDNIGGDGKKVATIPISSTGGTDTWKNLTGSFNASGQHDVYLRWVGGANSFFVNTIKFLNIVGTPPTVSITSPAGNSSFTTLETITLAATAADADGTVSSVEFYDGSALLGTDNSAPYNFTWTGAKAGTHTITAKATDNTGISTVSSPITILIQGVQSPYKGTAQVIPGTIQLEEYDLGGNGIAYSDDSPGSAVTPVVNFRTDEDVDIEVCTDAGGGYNLGYATAGEWLEYTVNVTTTGLYKLDFRAACDGDDRTVTVAMGNTTIANNIAMPNTGGWQTWQTVSVNNISLTAGTYVMRITIGSQDYINLNYLTFTALETNKAPVVSLVGPSSGTTLQTITLTATATDSDGSIANVRFYDGTTLLSTDNSAPYNYAWSGMTSGVHTLTAVATDDKGLSTTSSPVTITIEGVQSAYNQTAHQIPGRIEAEEYDLGGEGLAYHEANTNGNEGGATLRNDEVDIEATKDLEGSYNLSYILKDEWLEYSVNVSGTGSYDLDVRVAADGDGKVFHIEMDGKDVTGPINVANTAGWQTWKTVTVNDISLTAGEHIMRIAFDASYMNLNYVEFRDVITGVKTNAVANLEVFPNPFSSSGLQIHKADNFNYRITDLSGSEVESGEGSDSKIVGSDLNSGMYFLIIENNKGVFVHKIVRQ
- a CDS encoding helix-turn-helix transcriptional regulator, which translates into the protein MKKDQYPKMYLYKRIVQAKLYIVNHYANNIDLNDISDEAYFSKFHFIRLFKSIYGKTPHQYLTKVRIDNARLLLAKEISISEACSIVGFDSVSTFTGLFKKIVGVTPAAFKQQQILRNSEISTNPLCFIPNCFAETHGWSKKSNFEEESL